In the genome of Nitrospiria bacterium, one region contains:
- the def gene encoding peptide deformylase, with the protein MAILQIKEFPDPILRRKADTINVIDSNIQRLIDDMVETLYDAPGLGLAAPQVGYSKRLFVFDLGQHDPLFPLTVMINPEILQTESEVSDLEGCLSIPEKRLKVVRPKRVTIRGLDREGNPIELEGENLAARLFQHEMDHLNGVLLIDRISSLKRSILLKKMKKKTKLSVT; encoded by the coding sequence ATGGCTATCCTGCAAATTAAAGAATTTCCGGATCCAATTCTTCGGCGGAAGGCAGATACGATTAATGTCATCGATTCAAATATTCAGCGCCTCATTGATGATATGGTTGAAACCCTTTATGACGCGCCTGGGCTTGGCCTGGCGGCCCCTCAGGTTGGTTATTCAAAAAGATTGTTTGTTTTTGATCTGGGGCAACATGACCCCCTGTTTCCACTAACGGTTATGATTAACCCTGAAATTCTTCAAACGGAGAGTGAGGTTTCCGACCTCGAAGGGTGCTTAAGTATCCCTGAGAAACGGTTAAAAGTGGTGCGACCAAAACGGGTTACGATTAGGGGACTTGATCGGGAAGGAAACCCCATAGAACTGGAAGGTGAAAACCTGGCTGCAAGGCTTTTTCAACATGAAATGGACCATTTGAACGGGGTTTTGCTAATTGATCGAATCAGTAGCCTGAAAAGAAGCATTCTTCTTAAAAAAATGAAAAAAAAGACAAAACTCAGTGTAACCTAA
- the hisG gene encoding ATP phosphoribosyltransferase: protein MNSNLTVALPKGKLLSPSLELFRSVGFKLPKQGQGDRRLLFAPKGETIRFMFIRAVDVPTYVEHGAADLGIVGKDVLLEQGHRDLYEPLDLKFGFCRIVVAEAKGKGKRPVTKGWTKLRIATKYPRITERYFSQKGFPVEIIKLYGSIELAPLVGLAEQIVDLSSSGQTLREHHLVEVEEIANSTARLVVNRASLKIKYQGIGDLIQKLQKGLKTFHENR from the coding sequence ATAAATTCAAACCTAACAGTTGCCCTTCCCAAAGGGAAACTTCTTTCCCCTTCCCTCGAATTATTTCGAAGTGTCGGGTTTAAACTTCCGAAGCAAGGTCAAGGAGACCGTCGCCTTTTATTTGCCCCAAAGGGGGAGACTATCCGATTTATGTTTATTCGGGCTGTTGATGTTCCTACTTATGTGGAGCATGGGGCTGCGGATTTAGGAATCGTTGGAAAAGATGTCCTCCTGGAACAAGGCCATCGGGATCTTTACGAACCCCTGGATTTAAAGTTTGGTTTTTGCCGAATTGTGGTTGCCGAAGCCAAAGGGAAAGGAAAACGCCCCGTAACCAAAGGGTGGACTAAATTAAGAATAGCCACCAAGTATCCCAGGATCACCGAACGTTATTTTAGCCAAAAGGGTTTTCCGGTGGAGATCATCAAACTTTATGGTTCCATCGAGTTGGCCCCCTTGGTGGGGTTGGCAGAGCAAATTGTGGATTTAAGCTCAAGCGGGCAGACTCTTCGGGAGCACCACCTGGTTGAGGTTGAAGAAATTGCCAATTCCACTGCTCGACTGGTGGTGAATCGGGCGAGTTTGAAAATAAAATATCAAGGTATTGGAGACCTCATTCAAAAATTACAGAAAGGATTAAAAACATTCCATGAAAATCGTTGA
- the rpmE gene encoding 50S ribosomal protein L31, protein MKKEIHPDYKLTNISCACGSVIQTSGTVQDLRVEICSACHPFFTGTQKIVDSEGRVERFKKKYSIKK, encoded by the coding sequence ATGAAAAAAGAGATTCATCCTGATTATAAACTGACGAACATATCCTGTGCCTGTGGCTCAGTTATCCAAACCAGTGGAACGGTTCAGGATTTACGGGTTGAAATCTGTTCAGCCTGTCATCCGTTTTTTACAGGAACACAAAAAATAGTGGATTCCGAAGGTCGTGTGGAACGGTTTAAAAAGAAATATTCAATAAAGAAATAA
- a CDS encoding M48 family metalloprotease, which translates to MKRLKTVFFLSILTFFPIGLGFIINGGWGALLGFALVLIFLLGAYGLSDKMILYLYNAKELTEKEGPELYKMVKTLSRRGGVPIPNIYLINHPTPNALSTGKNARKGSLVLTTGLLALLDQNELSGIIGHELFHLQQKDIFISTTAALIAGGLTFFAGIAQTLVNMGHGGPRRENKPFGAFGAFFLVILAPLAAFFVRVPHCSSREFFADKCGARLCGNPLFLANALRKIQNGIAHFPMLGGPGTAHMFTVSPLSGKGFTHLFSTHPPIHARLLELEKMAQNRIYFWAINNGLSTQGKWKPQWNSNPALKVGSYS; encoded by the coding sequence GTGAAGAGGTTAAAAACAGTGTTCTTCCTAAGTATACTTACTTTCTTTCCAATTGGATTGGGATTTATAATTAATGGAGGGTGGGGTGCCTTGTTGGGTTTTGCCCTGGTTTTAATTTTCCTTCTGGGAGCTTATGGGTTAAGTGATAAAATGATCCTTTATTTATACAACGCTAAAGAACTCACGGAGAAAGAAGGCCCAGAGCTTTATAAAATGGTTAAAACCCTTTCTAGACGGGGGGGGGTTCCGATCCCTAACATTTATTTAATAAACCATCCTACCCCAAATGCTTTATCAACGGGAAAGAATGCAAGAAAGGGATCATTGGTTTTGACAACCGGTTTATTGGCCCTCCTGGATCAAAATGAACTTTCAGGGATCATCGGACATGAATTATTTCATCTTCAACAAAAGGATATTTTTATATCAACAACAGCCGCCCTGATCGCGGGAGGCCTTACTTTTTTTGCAGGTATAGCACAAACCCTGGTGAATATGGGCCATGGAGGTCCAAGACGGGAAAACAAACCTTTCGGTGCTTTCGGAGCCTTTTTTTTGGTCATATTGGCACCACTGGCCGCTTTTTTCGTTCGGGTACCTCATTGCAGTTCCAGGGAATTTTTTGCTGATAAATGTGGAGCAAGATTATGTGGAAACCCCTTATTCCTTGCAAATGCTCTCCGAAAAATCCAAAATGGAATAGCACATTTTCCTATGTTGGGAGGCCCTGGAACCGCTCATATGTTTACCGTGAGCCCTCTTTCTGGAAAAGGGTTCACCCACCTATTTTCAACTCATCCACCCATTCATGCCCGGTTATTGGAACTGGAAAAAATGGCACAAAACCGGATCTATTTTTGGGCAATTAATAATGGGCTCTCCACCCAGGGGAAATGGAAGCCTCAGTGGAACTCAAATCCTGCATTAAAGGTTGGATCCTATTCATAA
- the hisD gene encoding histidinol dehydrogenase, with the protein MKIVEFSKKGFQRELNRITNRFQILDDSVRKKVEGILKEVRVQGDSALKKFEKKFDRVTLQPKQFKVPPIKIKKAHRHLTPDQMKSLRYAAQRIRFFHENQKVTSWSRRSGGALVGQIVRPLSCVGIYVPGGNAAYPSSVLMNAIPAHVAGVPRIVMCTPPSIKGINPSLLAAAKMAGVHEVFQIGGAQAIGAMAFGTRTIPKVDKIVGPGNIFVATAKRLVFGVVDIDMVAGPSEVLIIADTSASPAYVAADLLAQAEHDEKAASILVTPSLSLASAVQKEIQKQLKELSRRSIASVSIKAFGAIFVVRNLREAVDLANCVAPEHLELAVKKPRALLPGLKNAGAIFLGHFTTEPVGDYVAGPNHVLPTGGTARFFSPLCVEDFFKKTSLIEYGKAELGRAKEAILQLSALEGLEAHGKAVQIRL; encoded by the coding sequence ATGAAAATCGTTGAATTTTCTAAAAAGGGTTTTCAGCGGGAACTGAACCGGATTACCAACAGGTTTCAAATACTTGATGATTCCGTTCGGAAAAAAGTAGAAGGAATTTTAAAAGAAGTGAGGGTTCAAGGGGATTCTGCTTTAAAAAAGTTTGAGAAAAAATTTGATCGTGTTACCCTCCAACCCAAACAATTTAAGGTGCCACCCATAAAAATAAAAAAAGCTCATCGTCATTTAACTCCAGATCAAATGAAGAGCCTTCGCTACGCAGCCCAGCGAATCCGGTTTTTTCATGAAAACCAAAAAGTTACTTCTTGGTCTCGACGAAGTGGTGGGGCGTTGGTTGGACAGATTGTTCGTCCCCTCTCCTGCGTGGGGATTTATGTTCCGGGTGGAAATGCTGCCTATCCCTCTTCGGTGTTAATGAATGCCATTCCAGCTCATGTCGCAGGGGTACCCAGAATTGTCATGTGTACTCCCCCGTCCATTAAAGGGATTAACCCTTCTTTACTGGCTGCAGCGAAAATGGCAGGGGTACATGAGGTGTTTCAAATTGGGGGAGCGCAGGCCATTGGGGCCATGGCTTTTGGAACCAGAACCATTCCAAAAGTTGACAAAATTGTGGGTCCGGGAAATATTTTTGTTGCCACTGCTAAACGGTTGGTCTTTGGGGTGGTGGATATCGATATGGTTGCCGGCCCTAGCGAAGTGTTAATTATTGCGGACACCAGCGCCTCACCGGCTTATGTGGCTGCTGATCTTTTAGCGCAAGCAGAACACGATGAAAAGGCAGCATCCATTTTGGTTACCCCGTCCCTTTCCTTAGCGAGTGCGGTTCAAAAAGAAATTCAAAAGCAGTTAAAGGAGTTAAGTCGCCGTTCCATTGCTTCGGTCTCGATCAAAGCGTTCGGCGCAATTTTTGTGGTTAGAAATTTAAGAGAGGCAGTGGATTTGGCCAATTGCGTTGCCCCTGAACATTTGGAACTGGCGGTGAAGAAACCCCGGGCCCTCCTGCCAGGCCTCAAAAATGCTGGCGCAATTTTTTTAGGCCATTTCACGACAGAACCGGTTGGGGATTATGTGGCGGGGCCCAACCATGTGTTGCCCACTGGGGGAACCGCCCGGTTTTTTTCCCCCCTCTGCGTTGAAGATTTTTTTAAGAAAACCAGTTTAATCGAATATGGAAAGGCAGAATTGGGACGCGCGAAAGAGGCCATTCTACAACTTTCAGCCTTGGAAGGTCTGGAGGCTCATGGAAAGGCTGTTCAAATCCGATTATAG
- the prfA gene encoding peptide chain release factor 1, whose translation MTHKLDAIVERFEQLGHCLSDPKIISNQPEFQKIAKERSDLLEIAQGYMKYKELVKQLEDTIGILEIEGVDLELRSLAEEEFKILKEKKEKQEEYLKILLVPKDPLDEKNTFLEIRAGTGGEEAALFAAVLLRMYSRYAEKRKWQIQTLSLNETGIGGLKEVVLLMEGRGAYSHLKYESGVHRVQRIPVTEAGGRIHTSTVTVAVLPEAEEVDVAVDQKDLRIDTFCSSGPGGQSVNTTYSAVRITHLPTGIVVNCQDERSQIKNKAKAMRMLRSRLQEIEKQKQEDEISQSRKEQVGTGDRSERIRTYNFPQNRMTDHRLGLTLHKLDQILEGDLDEVIDALIANAHAERLKGL comes from the coding sequence CTGACCCATAAACTAGATGCCATTGTGGAGCGGTTTGAACAATTGGGTCATTGTTTAAGCGATCCCAAGATTATTTCCAATCAGCCCGAATTTCAGAAAATCGCAAAAGAAAGGTCGGATCTTTTGGAAATTGCCCAAGGATACATGAAATATAAGGAACTGGTAAAACAACTGGAAGATACCATAGGCATTTTAGAAATCGAAGGGGTAGACCTGGAACTTCGTTCTCTTGCCGAGGAGGAGTTCAAAATTCTTAAGGAGAAAAAAGAAAAACAGGAGGAGTACCTTAAGATTCTTCTCGTTCCCAAAGACCCACTGGATGAGAAGAATACATTTTTAGAAATCCGCGCAGGAACGGGGGGAGAAGAGGCAGCACTATTCGCTGCTGTCCTTTTACGAATGTATTCCCGATATGCGGAAAAACGAAAATGGCAGATACAAACCCTGAGTCTAAATGAAACCGGCATAGGAGGTTTGAAAGAGGTGGTTTTGCTGATGGAAGGGAGAGGGGCCTATAGCCATCTCAAGTATGAAAGCGGGGTCCATCGGGTTCAAAGAATTCCCGTAACTGAAGCGGGGGGAAGGATACACACATCAACGGTTACGGTCGCTGTATTACCTGAGGCGGAAGAAGTCGATGTGGCAGTGGATCAAAAAGACCTTCGGATTGATACTTTTTGTTCTTCGGGACCGGGGGGCCAAAGTGTCAATACCACATACTCGGCCGTTCGGATAACCCATTTACCCACAGGGATTGTTGTCAATTGCCAGGATGAACGGTCACAGATCAAAAACAAAGCGAAGGCCATGAGAATGCTTCGCTCCCGTCTTCAGGAAATTGAAAAGCAAAAGCAGGAAGATGAAATTTCTCAATCCCGGAAGGAGCAGGTGGGAACGGGGGACCGAAGTGAACGAATTAGGACCTATAATTTTCCTCAAAATCGAATGACCGACCATCGTTTAGGGTTAACCTTACACAAATTGGATCAAATATTAGAAGGGGATTTAGATGAGGTGATTGATGCGTTAATTGCCAATGCCCACGCAGAACGGTTAAAAGGGTTATGA
- the murA gene encoding UDP-N-acetylglucosamine 1-carboxyvinyltransferase codes for MDKIIVTGGERLVGEVSVSGAKNSALPILASTLLSKGDQTLFNVPSLVDVKTILKLLQGLGAKVVSEQETCTVSFSSITHCEAPYDLVKTMRASILVLGPLVARFREARVSLPGGCAIGARPINLHLMGLEKMGADIRIEHGYVIVKAKKGLHGARIPLDIPTVTGTENLMMAAVLANGTTVIENAACEPEILDLAQFLVKRGARIRGAGTETITIEGVPRLDGGEYTIMPDRIEAGTFLIAGAITGGDLFVKQVPHHTLEALIGKLKESGIEVKGKDGGLHVRVLDKVKAVDIKTMPYPGFPTDMQAQMMSLMVLSSGLSVITEMIFENRFTHVSELKRMGADIKVQGNHAIVQGVKHLSGAPVMASDLRASACLILAGLAAEGETEISRIYHLDRGYERIEKKLSQLGAKICRVKDHP; via the coding sequence TTGGATAAAATTATTGTGACCGGGGGGGAAAGGCTTGTTGGAGAGGTTTCTGTCAGTGGGGCAAAGAATTCTGCTTTACCCATCTTGGCGTCAACCTTATTATCCAAAGGAGATCAAACCCTGTTCAATGTTCCCAGTTTAGTCGATGTAAAAACCATATTAAAGCTTTTGCAAGGTTTGGGGGCAAAAGTTGTTTCAGAACAGGAGACCTGTACCGTGTCTTTTTCATCGATTACTCATTGCGAAGCTCCCTATGATTTGGTAAAAACCATGCGGGCATCTATTCTGGTTTTGGGTCCGTTGGTTGCTCGGTTTCGGGAGGCGAGAGTGTCTCTTCCCGGGGGATGTGCCATCGGGGCAAGACCGATTAACCTTCATCTAATGGGCCTGGAAAAAATGGGGGCCGATATTCGAATTGAACATGGCTATGTTATTGTTAAGGCAAAAAAAGGCCTTCATGGAGCCAGAATTCCATTAGACATTCCCACTGTTACGGGAACCGAGAATTTAATGATGGCTGCGGTATTGGCCAATGGGACAACCGTGATTGAGAATGCCGCCTGTGAGCCCGAGATTTTGGATCTTGCCCAATTTTTAGTGAAACGGGGGGCCCGGATTCGGGGGGCCGGTACGGAAACCATTACCATTGAAGGGGTTCCTCGATTAGATGGTGGTGAATACACCATAATGCCAGACCGAATTGAAGCCGGAACGTTTCTCATTGCAGGGGCTATTACAGGAGGGGACCTTTTTGTGAAACAGGTTCCTCACCATACATTGGAAGCATTAATTGGAAAGCTGAAGGAATCAGGCATCGAGGTGAAAGGAAAAGACGGTGGGTTGCATGTAAGGGTATTAGATAAGGTAAAGGCGGTGGATATCAAAACCATGCCCTATCCTGGTTTTCCAACGGATATGCAAGCCCAAATGATGAGTTTAATGGTCCTATCCAGCGGGTTGAGCGTTATTACAGAGATGATATTTGAGAATCGTTTTACACACGTTTCAGAATTAAAGCGGATGGGAGCCGATATTAAAGTGCAGGGAAATCATGCCATTGTTCAAGGGGTAAAACACCTTAGTGGGGCCCCTGTGATGGCGTCCGACTTACGTGCCAGTGCGTGTCTCATCCTCGCCGGTTTAGCTGCAGAAGGTGAGACAGAAATCTCTCGAATTTATCATTTGGATCGAGGATATGAACGAATTGAAAAGAAACTCTCTCAATTGGGCGCAAAGATTTGCCGAGTAAAAGATCACCCATAA
- the prmC gene encoding peptide chain release factor N(5)-glutamine methyltransferase — protein sequence MIPLKIEPSPTIRRAIDLGVGILEESGIPTPREEVLFFLKRVTGLNDLTLFLHETTPLTPLQKDCFQECLQRRMAREPFQYILGDQPFWDYEIKVSQGVFIPRPETELLIQEAMDLSWTPREIIDLCTGSGCIAISLAKCFPEAKIYAVDLSQKALNQAKRNAEKVGIDVKVQFLEGDLFSPFEESNCNKQVDLLVSNPPYVSSREFWALTPEIKYFEPPLALLGGPEGMDIIEKILRGACSVLRVGGLLLMEVGEGHSHLIQQYLGKKPVGLVFEKVVQDWAGIDRVVCLKRAEKRSGALIG from the coding sequence ATGATTCCTTTGAAAATAGAACCCTCTCCCACAATCCGAAGGGCCATTGATTTGGGTGTGGGTATCCTCGAAGAGTCGGGAATTCCCACTCCAAGAGAAGAGGTCCTTTTTTTTCTAAAACGGGTGACTGGCCTAAATGATCTTACCTTATTCCTTCATGAAACAACCCCATTAACTCCTTTGCAAAAGGACTGTTTTCAGGAATGTCTTCAAAGAAGAATGGCCCGGGAGCCTTTTCAGTATATTTTGGGAGACCAACCCTTTTGGGATTATGAGATTAAGGTTTCTCAGGGTGTTTTTATTCCCAGGCCTGAAACAGAATTGCTGATTCAAGAAGCAATGGACCTTTCTTGGACGCCCCGTGAAATTATCGATTTGTGTACGGGGAGCGGTTGTATTGCTATTTCCCTTGCCAAATGTTTTCCAGAGGCCAAGATTTACGCGGTGGACCTATCGCAAAAAGCTTTGAACCAAGCCAAAAGGAATGCCGAAAAGGTTGGAATAGACGTCAAGGTCCAATTTTTGGAAGGAGATCTTTTTTCTCCTTTTGAAGAATCCAATTGTAATAAACAGGTTGACTTATTGGTTTCTAATCCCCCCTATGTTTCTTCGAGGGAATTTTGGGCGCTGACACCTGAAATTAAATATTTTGAACCTCCTCTGGCCCTTTTGGGAGGGCCAGAGGGGATGGATATTATTGAAAAAATTTTAAGAGGGGCTTGCAGTGTACTAAGGGTGGGAGGGCTTTTACTGATGGAGGTGGGAGAAGGGCATTCCCATCTGATTCAGCAATATCTGGGGAAAAAACCTGTTGGGCTCGTTTTTGAAAAGGTGGTTCAGGATTGGGCGGGAATTGACCGGGTGGTTTGTTTGAAACGCGCAGAAAAAAGGAGTGGAGCGCTCATTGGATAA
- the hisH gene encoding imidazole glycerol phosphate synthase subunit HisH, producing the protein MGRIAIIDYGMGNVRSVQKGLERLGFFATITRSTKVLEDCSHLILPGVGAFPDCMRNLKHYGLIDPIFRELEKGKPFLGICLGYQLLFKESEEFGFHPGLGVLEGRVLRFQNELERSGKGIETKERLKIPHMGWNKILVRKPSPLFKGLPEELYLYFVHSYYVVPDHSDIISSYTTYGIQFASSIWKDHIFACQFHPEKSQDYGLEILKNFGSLS; encoded by the coding sequence ATGGGCAGAATTGCAATTATTGATTATGGGATGGGAAATGTCAGAAGTGTCCAGAAGGGCCTGGAACGATTGGGTTTTTTCGCCACCATTACACGCTCCACAAAAGTTTTAGAGGATTGCAGTCATTTAATCCTTCCGGGGGTAGGGGCTTTTCCGGATTGTATGAGGAATTTAAAGCACTATGGGTTGATTGATCCCATTTTCAGGGAACTGGAAAAAGGGAAGCCTTTTCTGGGAATTTGCCTTGGCTATCAACTTCTTTTTAAGGAAAGCGAAGAGTTTGGATTTCATCCCGGTTTAGGGGTTTTAGAGGGAAGGGTTTTACGGTTTCAAAATGAACTGGAAAGATCTGGGAAAGGAATTGAAACAAAAGAACGATTAAAAATTCCTCATATGGGATGGAATAAAATTCTGGTTCGCAAACCCTCTCCGCTTTTCAAGGGTCTCCCAGAGGAGTTGTACCTATATTTTGTTCATTCCTATTATGTGGTTCCCGATCACTCTGATATCATATCATCTTATACCACTTATGGGATTCAGTTTGCCTCCAGTATTTGGAAGGACCACATTTTTGCATGTCAATTTCATCCCGAGAAAAGTCAGGATTACGGACTGGAAATACTTAAAAATTTTGGTTCTTTGTCATGA
- the fmt gene encoding methionyl-tRNA formyltransferase — MRILFMGTPEFSIPSLESLFKSHWDLIGVVTQPDRPQGRGSKVIPSPVKKKGIEYQLPIYQPIKVKDPEFLGEIRTLAPDIIVVVAFGQILPKSILEIPPLGCINVHASLLPLYRGAAPIQWAIIKGEKETGVTTIKMNEAMDEGDILDQKSLPIGDQETAGELFTNLSIQGANLLQQTLKKIETHSLTPQKQDHQKASYAPSLKKEDGRIMWEKSAEQIVNLIRGTDPWPGAFTFLGSKRLRIWRATAEPLSSFEGKPGKISAVTSESLEVVTGKGILLIQEIQPENKRRMEVKEFLAGYSITENTVLGR, encoded by the coding sequence ATGCGAATCCTTTTCATGGGAACACCGGAATTTTCAATTCCCAGCCTGGAATCCCTCTTTAAATCCCATTGGGATTTAATTGGAGTGGTAACCCAACCGGACCGACCCCAAGGAAGAGGTTCAAAGGTTATTCCCTCCCCGGTAAAAAAAAAGGGGATTGAATACCAGCTTCCGATTTACCAACCCATTAAAGTCAAAGATCCTGAATTTTTAGGGGAGATTCGTACCCTAGCCCCCGATATCATTGTGGTGGTTGCCTTTGGACAAATTTTACCCAAATCCATTTTAGAAATTCCTCCTTTAGGATGCATTAATGTTCATGCGTCTTTATTACCCCTTTATCGAGGAGCCGCGCCGATACAATGGGCAATTATTAAAGGCGAAAAAGAAACAGGGGTAACAACCATTAAAATGAATGAAGCCATGGATGAAGGTGATATTCTAGATCAAAAATCGCTTCCTATCGGTGATCAAGAAACCGCAGGGGAATTATTCACAAACCTCTCCATCCAAGGTGCCAACCTTCTCCAGCAAACCCTCAAAAAAATAGAAACCCATTCCCTTACCCCGCAAAAGCAGGACCATCAAAAAGCCAGTTATGCCCCATCCCTTAAAAAAGAAGATGGAAGAATTATGTGGGAAAAATCCGCTGAACAAATCGTAAATTTGATTAGAGGAACGGATCCATGGCCAGGGGCCTTTACGTTTTTGGGTTCAAAACGCCTTAGAATTTGGCGTGCAACCGCTGAACCACTTTCTTCTTTTGAAGGGAAACCCGGTAAAATTTCAGCAGTAACCTCGGAAAGTCTGGAGGTGGTAACCGGAAAAGGAATTCTTTTAATTCAAGAAATCCAACCCGAAAATAAAAGGAGGATGGAAGTTAAAGAATTTCTGGCAGGTTATTCAATTACTGAAAATACGGTTTTGGGTAGATAA
- the rho gene encoding transcription termination factor Rho — translation MNLVELKEKNISELNEVAKDLKIEGASSLRKQELIFAILQAQTEKNGQIFGEGVLETLPDGFGFLRAPDYNYLPGPDDIYISPSQIRRFNLRTGDTVSGQIRPPKESERYFALLKVEKVNFEDPDVARDKILFDNLTPLYPMERIKLEYNTDDYSTRIMDLTTPIGMGQRGLIVASPRTGKTMLLQGIAKAIMKNHPDIALIVLLIDERPEEVTDWQRQVKAEVVSSTFDEPAQRHAQVAEMVLEKSKRLVEHNRDVVILLDSITRLARAYNAIAPPSGKVLSGGIDANALQRPKRFFGTARNIENGGSITIIATALIDTGSRMDDVIFEEFKGTGNMELHLERKLADKRVFPAIDINLSGTRKEELLVEKEDLNKMWILRKVLNPLSTVESMEFLLEKIRATKSNKDFLESMNK, via the coding sequence ATGAATCTGGTAGAACTCAAGGAAAAAAATATATCCGAGTTAAACGAGGTTGCGAAAGATTTAAAAATTGAGGGTGCGAGTAGCCTCAGAAAACAGGAACTGATTTTCGCAATATTACAGGCTCAAACGGAAAAAAACGGACAAATTTTCGGTGAAGGTGTATTGGAAACATTACCCGATGGATTTGGTTTCTTAAGGGCACCTGATTACAATTATCTCCCCGGTCCCGATGATATTTATATTTCTCCCTCCCAAATTCGCCGTTTTAATTTAAGGACCGGAGATACGGTTTCGGGTCAAATTAGGCCTCCAAAGGAAAGCGAACGGTATTTTGCTTTGCTGAAAGTTGAAAAAGTAAATTTTGAAGACCCAGATGTTGCCCGCGATAAAATCCTTTTTGATAATCTTACCCCTCTCTACCCCATGGAGCGGATTAAACTTGAATACAATACAGATGATTACTCCACGCGAATCATGGACCTGACAACTCCCATTGGAATGGGTCAGCGCGGTTTGATTGTCGCTTCTCCTCGAACCGGAAAAACCATGCTTTTGCAGGGAATTGCAAAGGCCATCATGAAAAATCACCCCGATATTGCTTTAATTGTGCTATTAATCGATGAAAGGCCTGAAGAGGTGACCGATTGGCAACGCCAAGTGAAAGCAGAGGTAGTGAGCTCAACATTTGATGAACCCGCGCAGAGGCATGCACAGGTGGCTGAAATGGTGTTGGAAAAATCAAAGCGTTTGGTTGAACACAACCGGGATGTGGTTATTCTTTTGGATAGTATTACACGGTTGGCTCGAGCCTACAATGCGATTGCCCCTCCCAGCGGGAAAGTTCTTTCCGGGGGAATTGATGCCAATGCGCTTCAAAGACCAAAGCGGTTTTTTGGAACGGCCCGAAACATTGAAAATGGGGGGAGTATCACCATAATTGCAACGGCGTTAATCGATACAGGAAGCCGAATGGATGATGTAATTTTCGAGGAATTTAAGGGAACCGGTAATATGGAATTGCATTTGGAGCGGAAGCTAGCGGATAAACGGGTTTTTCCTGCAATTGATATTAATTTATCTGGAACCCGAAAAGAGGAACTGCTGGTTGAAAAAGAAGATCTTAATAAAATGTGGATTTTGAGGAAGGTGTTGAATCCCCTCAGTACCGTGGAGAGCATGGAGTTTTTGTTGGAAAAAATACGTGCCACCAAATCCAATAAAGATTTCCTTGAATCCATGAATAAATAG
- the hisB gene encoding imidazoleglycerol-phosphate dehydratase HisB has translation MKSKGRKSSPKKRIGEYKRRTKETSIQGHWVVDGKGIGKINTGMPFLDHMLDVMTRHGFFNLELAARGDLEVDFHHTVEDLGIVMGELIHRAIKEKSGIRRFGQSAVPMDETLAVVTMDLSGRPHLIYRVEIPKPQRIRSFDVSLVEHFFEALVNHSRMTLHINVDYGKNPHHILEAVFKAFGRALDQATQIDDRIEGVLSTKGKL, from the coding sequence ATGAAATCAAAGGGTCGAAAAAGTTCCCCAAAAAAGCGTATTGGAGAATATAAACGCCGAACAAAGGAAACGTCCATCCAAGGGCACTGGGTTGTCGATGGAAAGGGAATTGGGAAAATCAACACCGGAATGCCTTTCCTAGATCATATGTTGGATGTGATGACACGCCACGGGTTTTTTAATTTAGAGCTTGCTGCCCGGGGCGATTTAGAGGTGGATTTTCATCACACGGTTGAAGACTTAGGCATTGTGATGGGGGAATTAATCCACCGGGCCATAAAAGAGAAAAGTGGAATTCGTCGTTTCGGACAGTCAGCCGTTCCAATGGATGAGACCCTGGCGGTTGTGACCATGGACCTTAGTGGTCGTCCCCATCTAATTTACCGAGTGGAAATTCCAAAACCTCAACGGATTCGAAGTTTTGACGTTTCATTGGTGGAGCATTTTTTTGAAGCCCTGGTCAATCACAGTCGAATGACCCTTCATATTAATGTTGATTATGGAAAGAATCCCCATCATATTCTGGAGGCGGTTTTTAAAGCCTTCGGAAGAGCGCTGGACCAGGCCACTCAAATCGATGACCGTATAGAAGGGGTGTTGTCGACTAAAGGAAAGCTTTAA